The Anas acuta chromosome 7, bAnaAcu1.1, whole genome shotgun sequence DNA window AcgcagggctgtgcccagctgtaacagcagcaaggagcaaTTCCCACAGCCGGCCAGGGAGGCATCCGCGAGGAGGAGTTTGTCCCTAGCTGTGGAAAGCAGGGACCGAGTGGGATCAGTGATCTTCACTCTTTGTAAGACGGCAGCCCCAAGAGAGCCCAGATGGTCTGGTAAAGCACGGGGCTGCTGCGGTTTTCACGCACAGCCACATGCAGGATGAGACCAGGACAAGTGTGGGCATCTTCAAAAGGCAATTGGGTCAAAAAGCCCCATGCACCTAGCCCACAATGGCCCGGTAAACCCTACTCTCAAGTACCACGAAAGTGAACTTAAATGGTCCAAAATCGGGTACACCCCATGAGTTTCCTTGCTAAAAGAGACCGGCTCACTGGCATCCCCCAGTATTCTCCCCATTCCATTTGCCACTTAAATCCCCCTAAATTTAACCCCAAACTTCTGTCGCTTCGTGCTCTCCTGGGTATCTTGTCCTTCAAACATCCACGACACTTAAAAGACaccagtaaaataataataataataattcgTTTCTCATTCCCTCCTTCCAAATTCAGCAGAGCGCTCCTGCCACCCCAGCCCCGGGTGCTGCTCCCCTCTCGCTGAAGGccagggcacagctctgcttctccccATTCCTGTTCCCAGCCCATTTCCCACAGCAGGCAAATTTGGGCTTCTGCACAGCCCCCTcaccccttcctcccttccacCAGCAGCCAGCTTCATCCTTCCACCCTGCgccctccttttcttttccctctttcttgcTTTATCCATAAATCCACCCCTAAATCCTGCCTTGCTTCTCACCTTGCCAAGCTGCGTTAGGCAggacagagagcagaaaaacGGAGCTGCCAAAGGCTCGGAGCAGCCAAATCCCCAAGCAAACACTAGAGTGTGCTGTGTAGGAAATAACCTCCCCGCGCTGCTGGGCACCGGGAGCCCCCTCTCACAACCAGCAGCCACCGGCATCAACAGCAAAGACTCGTGGTGGTCTTTATTGGCACCTGGCAAAGCATGAAACCCCCTCAGAAATCCTTGGTGAAGGAAGGAGTCTCTGGTTTCTAAgctggagacaaaaaaaaagaaacagaaaaggtgatattaagaaaagcagaagacaagCAGCGAGGAAGGAGTGACACGAGGTATTTCTTCTTAGTGGAGTATCAGAAAGGAAGAGATTTACAAAAGCAGGATAGAAACCATCATTTTAAACAAcgtctttgtgtgtgtgttttggtttttttaaaaaacttatattttttattttgacaagAAGAATcaaattcagaaacatttcagcacATACAACTCCAAAAGAAATCACCTAGTTAAATTActaatgaggaaaaatacagtACATACAAGACTCAAACGTCTCAGGAATTTATACCAACCCAGATAGcaataaattgcattaaaagTACATCAAGAATTACCTGATTAATTCCACACTGGCATTTGCCCCATTATTAAAAGGCACAAAAGACTGAGCAATGAAAATGTTCAGCGTCACATCCATAATTGTCAGTAAATTGAGATTAGCATAAAAAATTATTCACGGTGTTCAATATCCACCATTCAGGTCAGTAAGAAATCCATCTTCTGCCTTGCaacaagtaagaaaataaagtttgatGGGGCTAACATTTAAATACAACACACCAAGGTACAAAAGCTCTTGATAGAAATCTAGCTTCGGATTTTCCCAGCATGAAGCCGTCCTGACCACGCATCACTCAGCAATCAGGCAGAGAGATTCAAGCGCCGACAAGACCGCCTTGGAGCTGTAACAGGGAGCATCGTTCCCACCCTCCAGGACACCAAAATCACTGTCCACCATGGTCACAGCGGGATGGGGCATCCCAGAAGGTCGGCGTCTCCAGGGCTCGCAGAAACCGGAGCGCGCTGCCGAGGGGCCTCGCGATAGCTCCGCACGCACAGAGGGGCAGTAGAAATATTAAGACCACGGGGCAGGGAGAATTCGGGCTCTGTTTTTGGTACTGCAGTTTCAAAACTACCAAAAAGGAGTGAGAGTTGATTAATTACACCCAGCGTCTGGAATAGCTACGAAGCCAGCACAACCCAGCAGAGGTCGGTGGGCTCCTGCCGTCAGCCGGGGTAGCACATGCAGCAGCCCGAGGCAGCAAACTCGGGCTGGGATCTCTGCCACGTTTCTTCAAAGAGATTTTCGCTCAGCTTGTGTTCGCTGATGATGTCTTCCACTCGCGTTATGTAAAGCAGAGACAGCAGCACCCCGAGGAACTGCAAAACAAAGGGGCATCTCTGAGCAGGGGATCGCGTGCCGCTTGTCTGGGCTTCCACAGCACGGCGTTCACAAATCACGCACACGTACATCAGGTTGATGGCTATGTACACAGTGTAAATACTGACAGAACCTCATGCTGATATTCTTCTCATAGGGATTTTGtgtataagggaaaaaaaaatgaatcctgtTTGTGAATAGCTGATATAGCGAAATATTTACCAGCCCGGTGCCTCGGAGCACTACGAAGTCCTAGAGGACACAGATCAGGTGAGGACTTCAAAACTAACCCCAGCAACCCCCCCACAAGCTGCAGTGGATCACAGTAATGCTGCTAAATTACCGGATGCCATCTCAGCTTACCAGTCACgctaaatttaaataaaaaataaaatgaaatgtagtAACTGGGACTTCACAGACCATGGCGACAAATCAGGCACTCCCCTTGCTGGGTACCGCACCGGGCTCTCCTTACCTGGGGTAGCAATATGCCGAGCAGAATGCCAGCCATGATGCTGTAGTTGTCTAAAAACCAGATGAGCACTGCGTTCGTGCACCCTCGGACGTAAATGATGTGCTGAACACTCAGGCGCTGCAAAGTAACAGAACAGAccctgaagcagcagctggcacaggCGCAAGACGCGGCAACACGCGGCACTGCAGGGCTCAGTCACACTGGGTCTGACTCCTCCACACCTCTTTAAACCTGCCGAGTTTGGTGGAGGCCTCCCCAGGGATCCTTTAGGCTGTTCCCTAGCTGTTCCACACCTGAGcaagttattaaaaacaaaaaagccacctTCTTCTGATACTACTTCCCCAAAAGAAATGCATCTGATTCTAATTTTAGACCACATGGAAAGGACAGAAGTCTCCCTTTAGCTTTTACTTCTACTTCTGAGTTGAAAGTACAGcagtggaaaaatataaattgcaGACAGAGAGCTTTGCAATGGCCTACAGGAAGGCCAGGAACAAGACAATTTAAGATCGAGCCCCGCAGGCTGCCCTGCACTGTGGCCCCAACCCACTTGAGCCTGCAAAGAGCCCTGAGCAGATGAATTGGGTGAAGTTAAGCACGTGCTTGAGTGCTTTGTGCGTTAGGGGCAGGCTGGAGCAGTTAGGTTTTGGAGGCAGAAGTCAGTGCATCCGAAGGAAGGCAGGTTACTCCAGAGCCTCTGGGGGTAATTTCCAAGGGGGAAAACCAAAGAAGGGGGCAACATCCAGCCCCCAGGGACGAGCAGTCTGGCTGCGGGCACAGCCCGGGCAGACCCTTTCCTCGTCCAGGAATCAGTTGTTTCCAAGTATTTTATATCCCAGTAATGGCTACTTTATTTGTAGGTCTTTAAGCCTAAATTGGCTGCAAGGAAACCAATTTTAGTCACGCCACTGTTGAAAAGCACTGAAGtatctttctttgtatttgctGTGCAGTTActgtaagtgtgtgtgtgtgtgggggggggggggttggaaaGAAATGCTTCATGCACATCAAACGAGAAATCATGGAAGGTGCAAAGAAAGGAAGATCCAAAAATCaaacaagatatttttatatataccaAAGCTATTCCAGGTAAAATCAGGTTAGCAGCTGCTTTAACTTTTTGGTAGATTCAAGGGTGCTGAAGACAATTTTATAAGTGACAAAAACGAAtccagaaaagcacaaaaagcacCTTTACTGTCCCGTGGTGGATATGGGTTACTTTACCTCTTGGTCAATTGTTTTGTATCCACACATGGTGTTGATAATGtctgtctgaaaagaaaacaaccaatTTAAgtacagcaaagcaaaaacctGAAGGTCCCAACTGCCCCgggctgtgctgtggctctGAGGCCATCCCACAAGGTGAGCATGGTGGGGTGGGTGATAATCTGTGCCAAAATCAGCcagggggaaaaggaagaaaatgctggGAGAGTTTCTCCCAATGCCCCCAGGGTCAGACTTGGAGCCCTACGtggttttaaagaaatgagTACTGGTGGCATCTCATGAGGTGTCTGACCCCGATCCATCCAGCAAGAAGAGTGGTGTCAGAAACCAAAGCTAGCTAGGACAGACCTGCAAGCTGTCGCTATTTCCAGGGAATGAAGAGTCGGTTTTAATTGTAGGGCTTTAATAACTTCAGACACCATATTAAGAAAGGCAGGGATTAAGGCCATCATTCCATCAGGATGACAAGTTTAAACTTGGAAATGCCCCGGACCCAAATAACGTCGGATACTACAAACATTCTGTGAGCATTTTACGAGACCAAACTCTGAATGTTTGCATTCGTCGCAGATTACCAGACCATTTTCTGTggtcttttaatattttacttggGTCCCGAAGCCTAAACAGCCTGCCAAGGCTAACAGGAAAATACTGTCCTGGACTTGCAAATCAACTAATTTAAAGCCCACTGGCATCAAACGAAGCCAAAAATGAGAACAAGTAAATGAGAATAAGGCAAAGCCAACTCTACTCTACAGCAATACTcccccacaaaattaagacaagATGTAGACtagttttgtgtgttgttttttttttttttttttttaaagaacccAAGAAGCCAGGCTTTCCCTTGAACATGCAACTGGCAGGCAAACGAGGGGCAGGGCACACCTCAAGAAAACCCCTGCCCATGTCCCAGGTGTGTCCCAAAGGCACGGCGAGGAGCCATTCGTGAAAGCCAAGGTCGGCAGTACCGGGGGCATCGCCGTATTGCCCTGTTTGCTGCCAGAGACTTCCCATTCTCACAACACTTGAGCCTAACATAAACACGCAGGCCATTAGCAAAATATTTGACAACAAAGGACTTCATTGCATCACCGAATTTTAAACATGAGGCTTGCTAGGGAGACATCGTGGCCCAAGAAACTGTGCGCAATGGAGATGAATGCACTAGAAACAGAAGTTTGTATGCTTCTGGGGACTCATTTTTATATCGGCTACACTTGTGTAAGTCTTTATTAAAGACTTTGATTTGATAATAAATCCTTCAGATTGCCCCCAGCATAAGCATGATCAGAGCCTGGCCCATCTTGCACAAGGCTTTTAAAAAGGGTCAGAATCCAACCCTCCTACATTAACAGGAGTTTTCCATGACTATGAAGCGAATGAGTAATTACAAACCATATCTGTAGTTTTCCAGGACAGAAACCAGACTGTATTTGGAAGTGTTTGTCAAACATATAAGATTTAtgcatcatctttttcttttttttttttttttttttaaggcagctgGCCATACAGAGCCGTGGTGTTCGTGTCACCCTGCCCGATACACACCCGTGCTGCTCACGTCTCTCTGACCACGGCACGGCACGCCAATGGCTCCGTGGTCCTGCTCCCAGGTGCAGCAAAGCTCCAAGCCCTAGCACACTGCAGTGTCTTGCTGAAGTCTACCCTTAAACAAGAAATCTCGTCGTGGTTCGGGGACTTCTCCGTGCCTCTCAGTTAACTTCGCTGAGCTTAACAGTTTGCAGGCAACTCCCAGCTACTCACTCTGTACAAAATCCATCAATGCACATCAAATAAGGGACACGAACATACCACAAACAGGACCTAATCATTCCAAAAGTAACTTCCATGTAGCAGCAAGAGCCACTGCTTGTTACAGCACTTACCCTCATGGTACTGCTGCATTTCTACACACATGAATTAACAAAGTGTTTACAACAAGGCTTCATTTGAGAGAAGTGAGATTCAGAAGAGCAAGCCCTGCAGCTGAGTCACCACTAAAAAGCCAGATTGCTCTTTACTGGTCATCTCTGTCTTCCTTTACCATCAACTGAGGGCAAAATCCTGagctctcctgccagctccaTGCAGTGGATGAGCGTGTATTATTTTCAGATACAGCATTTCTCAAACACCTGAGACTTAAAACATAACTGTTTAGCTTTGGTTTCTGAGAATAAATCAAAGCTCAGCACATATTTAAACAGACTCCTTCTGACCCACAAGAACGTGTAAGCTTATGTGATAAACACCTTCGTGCTATACACATTTCTCAGCAATACCCAGCCGGATTACTGAGATCActattgcatttttctttctttttttaattaaacatttgtGCTTGACAATGAAAGGACTGCGCCTAACAGGCACCAGCGGGCTATCCATCACTAGCTCTCCATCAAAACGGGTACAGGAGACAAGCTGCCAGGTGCTCCCCGTGAAAAGGAGACGTGGATTTGCTTCTCCGAGACGTGCCGACGCCTGCAGAGGGCACGTTCGGGTGACACCTCTCCTCGCTGCCAACTGCTGGCCCCCAGGGAGACAGGAACTCCAGCCTAATCCCGCTTGTGGTCcccagccaggcagggctaTTTTACGTAACCCTGGTCCATCCAAGCCACCAGGTCAGAGGATGCTGCCCCCGGGCTCACCTTGTTTGTGACACAGCACGTGTAAGGCACCCCGCAGGCCAGCGGTCCTGGTGCCTCACAGCTGTGGTACACGTTTTTTGCCCAGTCTCTGTAGTCCTCCCCACCGCAACACTTAAACTGGGAAAACGACacaaaagacaaaggaaaagagtCAGATGTTAAGAGCAGCTCTTCTAATaactggaggaaagaaaaagaaaataagaaataaaacagttttaagagCACCAAGGAACACGGCAGCTACCCAgcaattctgtttttctatcaGAAAGGCATATGTAGATATATTAATGAAGTGTGACtatatacacaaataaaatatgtaagaaagggaaaactATGTTCCTGATCAGATCAAGCAACAAACCTTTAAACCTCCTGGATGTTTTCAGAatcagctgagctgcagggatTGGTGAGAAGTGAAAAAGGAGTCTCTGGTCCCAAGGAGAAAAATTGTTTAATAATGTATCTCATATAAAATCACGTCCAAAAGAATGCTTTCATGttcaagacaaacaaaaagggCAGAAAGAGACCAAATTGGTATCTAAAATCTGTGAGCGTGGCTTGGCCGAGGCCAGCATAACTCAGGACAGGCAatcaactgaagtgcatctccAAGTGCTGACCACTACTTTACACAAGCCATCAGGGAGCGCAGGGAGGGTGCCAGATGCTGGAGGCTCTCGCTCCTGAACAGCACAAATATTGCTCCTGCACCAAAGAAACACATCTGAAAAGAATTCAGGACATAGACAGCATTCCTCTGTTGCTCATCAAGCTATTACACAAGGTGTCAGAGGAAAGCACCTGGTGCTAAGTTCCACCTCCAACCTTTTTTCAGGTTGAAAAACCTTCTTTTCAGGTCTTGAcatcactgaaaaatgtttttacgTTCACTTCAGCTCATCTACAGCTGTAATGCAGTCcttcaaatttttaatttttaagacatTTCTAAATGTCTCTAAAAGACAACAGTGTTGATataaggcattaaaaaaaatcaccaaaatatttcaggtatAATTTAGTTAGTAGAACTGAGAGCTGgcaaaaaaatactgtaagttTACACCAGCTTAATAGAAacattcctttcctttaaaacatAAAGTAAACAGCAGCAGTTTAGATAATCACTAACATTTATATTCactgcatatatataaaattttggGCAGTGCATGGAAACTTTAAAGCGTTATGAAGTATTATGACAAAATTTCCTCGGGATGATTTGTTTTTGACAGACTTTCTGTGCtaactttgttttttgaagCAGGCTGCCATTTCCATAACGATGTCATAAAACATACATACCATTTACTAAGTTAAcgtgttgtattttatttttttctatttggcGTGGTCAATGGCATCACATGGGCTCTGTAAAC harbors:
- the TSPAN15 gene encoding tetraspanin-15 isoform X2 yields the protein MQVIGGLVLAVGIYAEVERQKYKTLESAFLAPAIILILLGVIMFVVSLVGVVASLRDNLCLLQAFMYILGLCLLIELTGGVVALIFRNQTIKFLNDNIRRGIENYYDDLDFKNIMDSVQKQFKCCGGEDYRDWAKNVYHSCEAPGPLACGVPYTCCVTNKTDIINTMCGYKTIDQERLSVQHIIYVRGCTNAVLIWFLDNYSIMAGILLGILLPQFLGVLLSLLYITRVEDIISEHKLSENLFEETWQRSQPEFAASGCCMCYPG